The region CTCGCCGACCATGATCACATCCGGGTCGAGCCGCAGGAAGGAGCGCAGGGCCGTGGCAAAGGTGAAGCCGATGCGCGGGTTGACCTGCACCTGGCGCAGGCCGGCCTGGGTGATCTCCACCGGATCTTCGGCCGTCCAGATCTTGCGGGTCGGCTGGTTGATCGTGGCCAGGGCCGAATGCAGGGTGGTGGTCTTGCCCGAGCCGGTGGGACCTACGACCAGCACCAGGCCGTGGGGGGTCTTGAGCGCCTCCTCGAAGACACGCCGGTTGCGCTCGGTCAATCCCAGGTTGTCGAAGCTGATCGGCTCGCCGCTGGAGAGGACGCGGATGACGATGTCCTCCAGCCCGCCGACGGTCGGCATGGTGGCCACGCGCAACTCGATGTCCAACGGCCCGAACTTCTTGAATTCGATCTTGCCGTCCTGGGGCTTGCGACGTTCGGCGATATCCAGGTCCGCCATGATCTTGATGCGGGAGGGGAGGGCGAACTTGTATTTGTAGGGGATCTTCTGGTAGACGGCGCACTGGCCGTCGACGCGGGTGCGCACCACCACGTCCTTCTTGCCGGGATAGGGTTCGATGTGGATGTCGGAGGATTTGCTGGCGTAGGCGTCGTAGATGATCTTGTTGACCAGCTTGACGATGACGCTGTCCTTCTCGGTGACTTTTCGGGTTTCCTCCTCGATGTCCGGTTCGTCGCCGAGGGCGGTCTTGCTGAGCAGATCGACGATGCTGTCCGGCAGGATGTCCAGGTTTACCTCGTCGCTGGCACTGGTGGCAACAGCATTGCCGGTTATGTTGTAAAGATGGCGATGGGCCGCGCGGATATCGCTTTCGGTGGCGATGACGGCGATGATCCGCAGGCGGATGCTGTCCTCCAGTTCCCTGATGTCGATCTGCCGGAGGGGGGTGTCCATGGCCAGTGTCAGGGTGTTGCCGATCTTGGAGATGGGGGCGATGCGGTGTTTCTGGGCATAAACGACGCTGATGTACTGGGAGAGGACCAGATCCAGATCCTGGCAGTTGATGGAGACATAGGGCAGGTCGTACTGCAGCGCCACCGCCTGGGCAAGCTGCTCCTCGTCCGCATAGCGCAGCTTGATCAGCGCCTTTTCCAGGGAGATGTCGTACTGCCGGGCTATCTCGCGGGCGTGCCGCATCTTCTGCTGATCCACCCGGCCGTCTCTGATGAGGATTTCGGCCAGTTCCAGGCGCTTGTTTTTCTGGTCGAGCACGAAGCGCAGATCGCTTTCCCGGATAAAGCCGAGTTTGCAGAGCAGTTGGCCGATGGTCTGGTCCGGAATGTTTT is a window of Geobacter sp. FeAm09 DNA encoding:
- a CDS encoding GspE/PulE family protein; protein product: MIVKKVGEILIEQELITQEQLQQALELQKNIPDQTIGQLLCKLGFIRESDLRFVLDQKNKRLELAEILIRDGRVDQQKMRHAREIARQYDISLEKALIKLRYADEEQLAQAVALQYDLPYVSINCQDLDLVLSQYISVVYAQKHRIAPISKIGNTLTLAMDTPLRQIDIRELEDSIRLRIIAVIATESDIRAAHRHLYNITGNAVATSASDEVNLDILPDSIVDLLSKTALGDEPDIEEETRKVTEKDSVIVKLVNKIIYDAYASKSSDIHIEPYPGKKDVVVRTRVDGQCAVYQKIPYKYKFALPSRIKIMADLDIAERRKPQDGKIEFKKFGPLDIELRVATMPTVGGLEDIVIRVLSSGEPISFDNLGLTERNRRVFEEALKTPHGLVLVVGPTGSGKTTTLHSALATINQPTRKIWTAEDPVEITQAGLRQVQVNPRIGFTFATALRSFLRLDPDVIMVGEMRDEETAGIAVEASLTGHLVFSTLHTNSAPETVTRLLEMGLDPYSFSDSLLCVLAQRLARRLCPDCRENYRPLESEVDELIAEYGEEDFALAGLKREGLSLYRAVGCERCGHSGYRGRLGIHEVLDCTPALKGLIKRRAHTESVCEQGVLDGMSSLKQDGIIKVLQGLTDIHEVRRVCIK